Part of the Brassica oleracea var. oleracea cultivar TO1000 chromosome C8, BOL, whole genome shotgun sequence genome is shown below.
GATACAATATAACAAGCTAGCACACTTGGACTTGCCTAGTACATTGGACCACACAAGATTCAAGAAACTTGGATTGGTGATTTTGATTATGAAATTTGATAAATAACAAAGTCATTATGTTATCTTGTTCGTATGTTTAACATTGGACCACACCTGAATTAACATTATGTTTAATCTGTTTTCGACAGTGCAGTTTTTATATTGTTCGTATGTTCTAAATCGTCGACTACATCACTTCTCTCTTTGTCAACGGTAACATAATAACATTACCGCAAGTCCGAGGGAGTTCTAATGCAATTCTTGAAGAATTGATGAGATTCAGGAAGACTTTCAAGAATTGTCTTTGCAGTTGGGTTGTATCTCTCATCTTGTTCAAAGACCTCTAGCTCCTTAGTGATAAAAAAAAAAAGCAAAAACCAATCCAAGAAAGTATATGTCATTGGGAATAACTTGTGGGTCATTGGTAACATAAAAAAAAGAAAGGATAATACTGCACAAAACTTGTGAAAATTGTTATAAACTTAATCATGTCAAATCAATGCTACATTTTTTTCTACTGAAAATTTGGTCACTTCGCAGATTAATCCTATTACATTTGTCATCCGCAGAACATCACAAACCAAACGTGTAAACAAGATTAAAATAATCAAATTGTTTTACAAGAGATCAATCAATAGTGATTGCTATTGAGCAGATGTGATGCTGCATCATGTTCAAACACATCTAGACCCTTGGTGATGGAAAAACCAACGACCAATCCAAGTAAATATATGTCGTTGGTTAAACCGACAAAAATGAAAAAAATATAAAAATTATTATCAAATTTTTATTATTCATAATCATTAATTGTTATATATATATTATTCATATTAAGTACCATAATTTCTATTTAATAAAAAATACATGATTCTTATATTTTGTATTAATATAATAGTTTTTGGCAATTGAATTTTAGACCTGTAAATTATTGAATTGACTATTATGCTGATACGTAAGCCAAATTTACATCATAATTAAGTGACACATCATCAAATTCTCTTTTGTAATTATTACAAAATATATGATATATAGAGGATTTTTTTTTCAACTAAGTTTTTTGAGAAATTGATTTTGTAAAATCTATGGAAACTATTATTTACTATAGTAAATAGTAGCAATAAGAAAATTAACGCTTTCAAGGATCTATGGAAACTACTACTCCCACTGTTTTGATATGTAAGTGGATGAGGCAGTATCAAGAGTGGAAGGGAAAGGATCCTGGAGAAAGAATATGGGTTCGAAGGTCTTCAAGGAAAAGGAAAATTAACATTTATTGATTTGCAACTGTATTAAAACAAGGAAAAAAACGTCAAAAAGAAAACCTAATGGTTATATTCCTAAATCTGTCTACGAAACACCGGTGGATTGGATCAACAAACTTCCAACTGATGAACACTGGAAGTTCGTAAGGTGGGCACTTGATCGACTTCTCACTGATTGGGCAGCACATGCCAAAGGTGAAGAACAACCTATTACCAAATATCAGGTAATTTTGTGTGATTCGTGTATTCAGTTAGTGAGTTAACTACCTTTGTTTGTCCTTACTCCCATTATCTTGGTAACCATTTACCCAATATCAGGTAATTTTTGTGTGATTGGTGTATTCAGTTACCTTTGTTGGTCCTTACTCCATTATCTTGGTAACCATTAGGTGGTGACATTGGTTGAATAGCCATGGTGTTGCGTGGTAAACCTGATTCTTTTACTTGCCTTTTGCCGATGCTGAGGGGGAGACCTAAGTATCAAGGCGAGGACAAGCTTCCGCTTATCGTTTGGATGATGACTCAGGTTACTGTGATATTTTATTTTATTTTTGTGTACCCAAAGAGTGTCTTTTCTTAAAGCTTTTCAACTGACAGGCCTTCCAAGATGATTTACCTACTGGCTTGTATTCATGGGCGCGTAACTTGTTACCGCTAGTAGGTAATAACAAGTGCTACAGCCCTGAGTTAGTGGATCTAATCTTGCAATTTGTTGAGAAGTGAGTCCGGTTTTAGTTTTCCCCCTCCCTCTTCTTCTGCTGTATGTAACAACAATCTGATATCTTGTTTTTTCTTTTAGTCAGGAGGATTTTGTCGAATCCAGAGGCTAGGACCATACTTGTACTTGTAAATGGAGCTGTTAAGGATGGAGAGCGGCTGATTCCACCTTGTTCATTTGAGATCTTGGTGCGGCATACATTCCCTGCTAGAGTAGAGGAGGCATGTATAACAATCGAAAGTTTCAGAATGTTACATCATACTAACTACAAACGAGAACGCATGTCCTCCGTGATTTGGTAGGGGAAAATATGTTGTTTCAACATGACTGAATTCAAATTTTCATTTTGGAGATATGTATAACAATCGAAAGTTTCAGAATGTTACATCATATAGTGTTGGTTCCACTAGCATCAATGCATCATATACGACGACAAAAACATAATTAACTTTTTAACATATAGTTATTACGGGTGTGAGATATAATGTGGATATTGGACCATAAACGTTGTAGAATCCAATTGGCATGAAAGTCATTCTCATTGTTTTGGGCGTTTTGTAGTATGAACACTAACATAAAATATGTTTTTCATCAATTTTCCTTTGATAATACCCCAACCACGTAATTTTCACGTAGCCGACAATCACTAATATATCCCACACAATTCAAAAACAGGCCCGGGCTAGTCATGGTTCAATTTCAGATCATCATTTATTATAAAACGCGGTCGTTTACACCTCGAGTCACCAAAACAACAGAAAATATACAAAGAGACAAGACAGAGAACAAAACTTGAACCAAAAAGAGTTAACAGATTGAGTTGATATCAAAGACCAAAACACATATCAACTCATCTGGTAACATCTCTTGAGTCTTCTCCTTCTTCGGCACCCGAAATTCGCTTCCTCGTGTATCTGAAACTACACAGATTAATCGAGAAACGTTAGAAAATGTGTTCACATTTGTCCTTGATTTAGAAAGGAAAAAAAAGGCTTTCTTCAAGCTCATTCTCACCTGTATGAGGTGGTAGGGCTAGGATCATTGTATAACTGAGCTGAAACCAATTGGTTGTCAGGTGAAACAATTGGTGCAGGCGAGATGTCTGAACTCAGATTCGAATTGCCAGCAAAGAAGCCTGCAACGTCGGGAGAAAAAAAAAACAGACTAGCCTTGAGGAAACACATTTCGGAACCAAACAAGATTCATTACGAGTTAAAAAGATGGGTACCTTGAGAGACAAGAATACCGAGGAACAGAACCGTTACTATCATCGAGAAGATACTAATGTATGAAAACGATGATGATGATGATGATGACTTGGCTGCTTTGATTCTTCTTAGAGATTTTTTCATCCTTTCAATCCTTTCACGCTTTCTCATAGCGAGCTCTGCTATTTCCCTCATCACCTTGTGGTCACTCGCAGTCAAAGAAGGGCGTTTTGGAGGTCTAGGTGGCTTTGAAGCCTTTCTTGGTTTCTTGAACTTTACAACATCGCGTTTTCTCTCAGAGACATCTAAACTCTGACTGTTTGTTTCTGTCGGGTTCTCCTCGTCTCCCATTAATGGATAGTTTACGTCATCATCAATCGTTTCAGACGCATTGTCTGAAGTGGATTCTTGCGTAACATGAGCTAGACCAGCTTCAATGTCTACTTCAAAATCTTGTTCCCCCGAAACCAATCGGTCCATTCTACTGTCTTTTAAAAAAAAGCTACTTAAACTCCCACAAAAGCAAAGCTGATTCAGCCCTTTACTTCCCCCTGAGGAACAAGTCATAAAGATAGATTATTAGCAACTTAATCAGTCTCAAAACAAAAACAGAGCAATGCTAATTCTGGATTAGCTAAAACTCTAACTTAGACCATTCTCCAAGTAAAAGCCTGAAGCTAATCAAAGGATACATACTTAAGAGAGTAAACTCTACGATACGCCAAAATGTAAAAAACCACAGAAACTAATAACAAAGTAACAAAAATCAAATCTTTCGTTGAGAATGTGAAAACCGTTAATTACCTGGGACGAGGAAGACCAAAAAATAAACTTTGAATCAAAATACAGGGGAAAAAACAGAGTACCCACCTTGAATTATGGTTCTTAGAGGATGAATGAATAGATTGCGTATCCCAAATTAAATTTCCCAAAGATATCAGTTTGCCTTTGTTGTTTATATAAACAGAAAAAAACTAAAGAATGTTTTTTTTTTTAGTTTTGGATTGTTTATGTCGCCGAACGAATTGAAAAGTGACTGTTATGACCAGGTACAGAACGTGCCAGCTTGTACGCGGTTTTTTTCTTTCATTTCTTTTGTTTCTTTTTAGTGATTTGCTCTAATTGTCTCTTGTTTTTTTCACCAGTCACGTTTTGATATTGTCTGATTCTCAATTATGTATTAGTGATCTGGTTTGTATAATAATAGATTTCAGACGGATATGCAGTTTTAAAAGAAACTTAAAAATTACTAAAATTGTAAATACACAAACTGTAACCTTTCCTTCTAATGAACTTTTTCAAGTTATCTCTTGTGGATAATTAACAGGTTTATTTGTTTGAATTGTTTAGGAGATAAATCTAAAAATATATATTTTCCTGACTTTGTTGGATGCACTAACTATAACATGGATCATGGTTCATGGGGTTGATGTTCAAGAATTAACAAATTTATTATTTTCTTTTTGGCAGTAGTCGGTTATTGGATTTGGATAAACAACAATTTATTGGTTGACATTCGAAAATTTGTTAAACTAAAAAAAAAAAAAGTCAAAAGCTGAATTTTTGAGCCAAGTTCTCTGCCTTGAAATAATAAAACTTGAGCTCATAAACGAGAAACATGTCTAATACACAATGTTCATTCAGCGATTATTAACAAAATGCAGGTTAGCATAAGGCCTTTTGAGATCTTCTCTTATGTTAACCCACAACTTTGTCAAAAGCTCAACTTAGTAGAACCAATAAGCTTAAGTTCATTTAACAGACATAATACTAAACCAAATTAATGCAGATTATATGAAGGACAAACCGTTTCAAGCAAGGCTTGGACCTCCTCGCTTACTTCGACGGCATTAGTGAATAATGATGGTAGTAGTAGGGGTTTAAGGACAAACTTTAAGCTTGTTTAAACGGCAAGTAGTATTGAAGACATAAGACATCAGCTTACATGTCATTTAGGATCCGTATGGGTTTCATGAGAGATATTGGGCTGTTAAATGTAGCAACTGGGCATATATGGATTATGAAAAGCAGAGGCCCTTTGAATAAACGAGTAACTATTGACCCAAGTTATTGACTTTGAATAAGCAAAAGTCAACGTATGTGCATGCATTGACCCCAGGCATGTGAGGGATTTGATTCAAATCTTTTTTTTCTATGGGTTGTCTTTGTATTTAATGTGGTCTGGTTTTGGTATTCCCATGGTATTTATTCTACTTTTCTTGATGCTAAGCTAAAAGCCTAAAACTAAAATTATCTGAAACCTCCTAACAGACATCCACTATTTGTATTTATTATATTCATGTTTTTATTTATATGTATATGATATTTTGTTACTACATAAAAATTATACTATGTAACTTTTTGGTATTCAAGAAATTCGTTTTCTTTGTCAGCATTCAAGAAATTCTTGATGTAATTTAATGTACTATTTTGCTAGGTGGAACAGCTAGTTTATGTGGGCGAGAAATAAATGGGAGCTAAAAGTCAAAGCCCAGAAACCACTTGCTACACAAAGTTTTTAAGAACCTACCGGATTCTCTCGTCCGTTAGATTTCAAACACACAAAACCACGGTCGTTAGATTTATTACAGGAGGCTCCCACTGTTTCTCTCTCTATATATAACAGACCAGAATCACTTGGGAAAATTTAAAAACATACCAAAAAAATCCCAAAACACGCAGATAAGCTTCTTCAAAGTTCATCAACATCATCAATGGCGTCAATTGTGCTTCTGCTCACACAAATCCTCCACCCTACAAACCCCGAGTTCCCTTCTTCCTCCATGCTTCTCACAACATCATCATCATCATCATCATCTTCTCCCCATTACACGCAACATGAAGCTCTAAGACCAACATCACTCGACACGATCAAGATCTCACCACTTCATGAAGATCCTCAAGATTCAAGAGTTATGATCGATTTGTTCTAGATTCAACCATCTCTCATGCTTTTGTGTTGTATTTTTGCTGCTATTTTGGCCACAATTTAAAGTAATATATATATAAATTAAAAACGGAGGTTTCTTAAAGTCAAAACTGCAATCTACAGCTTCACTTCCTATCAAAGTGTTGCTATGTTATATTACTTGTAAGCGTACCTCGAAAATGAAAATAGTTAACAGTTTCATAAGCACCTTTTACACAACCGACCAAATGCTAATTTCCACCCAAGAATATGCCTTCATGACCAGAGAAAAGCTTTCGCTGCTTCGTCTACCAAATCAAATGACTATCAGGAATGGCTTGAGGCCATACCTTCACTTCAAGTACAACTGAATCCATCGAGCCTGGATCTATATTCTATAAGCATCTTCCTTAAGTCTCGTCTATCCATTGCTTCCACTAATTCACCTTCTGACAGGAAAAGAGACCAAAATATCTGTACGATTTACGCATAAGATAGAACCTTTGTTTCCAACCAGAGGTTCTAAATGCTAGAAACCTTTGCTTAGATTTTCACTAAGTGGGCCCATATAGTCGCTATTTGGGTTGGTTCATCATGGTTGCATCTTACATTATGTAGCCCAAAATAAACGCTCAAGCGCTTTTCATGATGCCTCTTTTTGGGTCTTTGAGGTACAAATTTCGGGGAAAATAACACATTTTTAAACTTTTCTTAATTACGTAATTTGTTTACTGATGAGCTAGTCTCATTTTTAATAAAATTTTAGGTCAAAAAATCACTTACCGTATAAGAACCTAACGTTTAGGTCGAAAAATCTCGGATCTATTTGATTACAATGAAACTATGTCACCTCGGTTTTATATCATGATATAGTAATTTAAAAATTAATTATGGTTATGAAAAGTTTACGTTCATGTGTCAATCCTATCTATTTTCAATATTTTTCTTTTTTTTCATTTTGGTTATTGTTCGATATAAATATTGATTTTGAAGTTTATTCTCATTTCGTTTGTTTGTTTTGACCTGAGATTTAAAAAATGCTTATGATTTAAAATAATTAAAGAGATACATACTTAGGTTAAGATCTACACCTTTTGCAGAATAAATATTATATATTTATTATTTTTTTATGTTTTTCTGCATATTATGAAATAATAAAATAATAAGTATATATATTAAATAACTAAGAAGTCAGTTACTATTATGTAATAAATTGGAGTGTGCATATAAATCAAACTATAATTCTTGTTTATTCGCAATCATTTTATGGTAAATAAATAAAAATAATCAATATTATCTATTGTATATGATATATAATTAAATTTAAATGATATCAACATATATATATAGTACACTTTTAATATGGATATTTATTAAATGAAGTTTCTACTCATATGATTTTATGATTATTTGCATATTTATGTAAATTTACACCAACGACTTTTTTAATGTGGAATAATTTCAATAATATATAATCATTTAAAAAACAATGAAGGTTTCAAAATTAAAATATTAACTTTTCAATATATGTTCAATGCAAATATCAAAATATAAGTAACATTTTCATACGATGTATAGTTTAATTTAAACGATATGATATATATAAACATAAAAACCTATTTAAATAAGATTATTTATTCATATGGTCTTATAATCATTGTATCTTAATATAGAAAAAATTTAAACCTTGATCATAAAAGTTTATCTGAGACTTTTAATAATTTTAGTAATTTATACTCGTTTTGAAAAATTCAAAATACAATATATACAAAAAAATCTAGATTTTTATTATATGATTAATGTAATTATGTAATTTATTTTAATAATAAATAAATAAATAAAAATGATAAAAAGTATAGAGATTGTTATCAAAAATTTATTATTTGAAATCATTAATTGCTATATATATATTTTAATCACATTAGGTAATTCCGTAGGTTTTATTTAAGGAAAACATGCGAAACAATAAATATTTGATATATGCGACCAACTATAGCCTGCGAAATATTATTTTGCTAGAGAGTATAATTTTTTAGACTATAGTTTATCTAAGGTGCTCTAGAATTCTTTGAAATAAGATTTAGAAGGCATACCAAGTACCACATAGGATAGGATTTTTTTTTTAATTTTTACAAAATTTAGGTTATAACTTTTTAAAAAATCCTCAATTAATATATAGAGGATTATACAAAGCCATTTTTATATAATATACTCATATACATACTGCTTACAATTACATATTTAACAAAAAAAATACGATGAGAATTAGTTACACTTACACGATGTATGTCTTCATGTTCATATGTACTTAAACCATGATCAATGGGTCTCTTAGAGAAGGTATCTTAGTGTAATTAGAAATTAAAAAATAGTTTTTAACTAAGAAACACTAAAAAATGTATCATAAATAAGAGATATAAAATACGTCTATTAAAAAAAAAGTCAAATCATGGTCTAAAAATTCCCTTAGAGTCTATCCTATTAATCA
Proteins encoded:
- the LOC106310557 gene encoding uncharacterized protein LOC106310557 isoform X2, with the protein product MDRLVSGEQDFEVDIEAGLAHVTQESTSDNASETIDDDVNYPLMGDEENPTETNSQSLDVSERKRDVVKFKKPRKASKPPRPPKRPSLTASDHKVMREIAELAMRKRERIERMKKSLRRIKAAKSSSSSSSFSYISIFSMIVTVLFLGILVSQGFFAGNSNLSSDISPAPIVSPDNQLVSAQLYNDPSPTTSYRYTRKRISGAEEGEDSRDVTR
- the LOC106310557 gene encoding uncharacterized protein LOC106310557 isoform X1, with the translated sequence MDRLVSGEQDFEVDIEAGLAHVTQESTSDNASETIDDDVNYPLMGDEENPTETNSQSLDVSERKRDVVKFKKPRKASKPPRPPKRPSLTASDHKVMREIAELAMRKRERIERMKKSLRRIKAAKSSSSSSSFSYISIFSMIVTVLFLGILVSQGFFAGNSNLSSDISPAPIVSPDNQLVSAQLYNDPSPTTSYSFRYTRKRISGAEEGEDSRDVTR